From a single Myxocyprinus asiaticus isolate MX2 ecotype Aquarium Trade chromosome 33, UBuf_Myxa_2, whole genome shotgun sequence genomic region:
- the LOC127424363 gene encoding rho-related GTP-binding protein RhoA-B, with amino-acid sequence MAAIRKKLVIVGDGACGKTCLLIVFSKDQFPEVYVPTVFENYVADIEVDSKQVELALWDTAGQEDYDRLRPLSYPDTDVILMCFSIDSPDSLENIPEKWTPEVKHFCPNVPIILVGNKKDLRNDEHTRRELTKMKQEPVKAEEGRDMANRIGAFGYMECSAKTKDGVREVFEMATRAALQARRGKKSNKCLLL; translated from the exons ATGGCAGCGATCCGCAAGAAGCTGGTGATTGTTGGAGATGGTGCATGTGGAAAAACTTGTTTGCTTATCGTATTCAGTAAAGACCAGTTCCCGGAAGTCTACGTACCCACTGTCTTTGAGAACTATGTCGCAGACATCGAGGTTGACAGCAAACAG GTGGAACTCGCTTTGTGGGATACTGCAGGACAGGAGGACTATGATAGACTCCGACCACTTTCGTACCCAGACACTGACGTCATTCTAATGTGCTTCTCTATTGACAGTCCTGACAGTTTAG AGAATATTCCAGAGAAGTGGACACCTGAGGTTAAACACTTTTGTCCCAATGTCCCCATCATCCTTGTGGGCAACAAAAAGGACCTGCGGAATGATGAACACACACGCAGAGAGCTGACCAAGATGAAGCAG GAGCCAGTTAAGGCAGAGGAAGGGAGAGATATGGCCAATCGGATTGGAGCATTTGGCTATATGGAGTGCTCAGCCAAAACAAAAGATGGAGTTCGGGAGGTGTTTGAAATGGCCACTAGAGCGGCACTGCAGGCACGCAGGGGAAAGAAGAGCAACAAATGTCTTCTGCTGTGA